GAATCTGAGGGCATGGATATTGTCGTTGGTCGTAATTAGTTTCATCTTATTGCATCCTGTGGTCTTTGCAGCTTCTTCTGCCGCACTAACCAAAGAAGAGCCAATTCCCTTGTTTTCTAAGAGGCTGTCCAGCGAAACAATTTCACATTCCGACCCTTCGATGCTGTACGTGATTAGCCCTGCGATACCGCCATCATCATCAACCATAGCAAAACCATCCAGCTGGTCGCAGTGGTAAATGCCGGTGGACAGGACCATTTCCGGACTTCCCCAGTGTTCAACAAAAAAATTTGTCACTTCATTCTTTTTTAAACTATGTAGGCTCCATACTTTCATAAAAATTCCCCTATTGTGTTTTTTTACCTCTTTAGTGTAAAATTACACAAAAGAGGAGTTGATAATTTGAAGAAATTGATCATACTTTCGATTTTCGTAAGCTTTTTGAGCATAGCTTCAGCGCCATTTATTTTCATTTATATTCTAAACCACGGAAACCCTATAATGAACCATGTAATTGGAAAAGAAGGAAAGGAATATCTAAAAGCTGGAGGCTATTCAAATAAAGATATTTTAAAGCAGGCAGCATATCCTAATTATCAATCGATCAACCGAAACTATTTTAATACGATTTACCAAGTGGTTTTTAAGGATGAACCCGAAATGACTTACTACTATGGAAAAGAGAAATATTTTGGAGACATTGTTCAATTTTGTGAAAAAGATACTAAAGAAGGGGGAATTTATACTAAAACAATTACTACAAAGACAGAGCATAGTGAGGCCTCTTGTATATCAATGAATGAAAATAGAATATCAGGGTTCCAAATCCGCCCCTAGTTAACTAGAGACGGATTTTCCCCTGATATATTTTGTCAGTTATTTTCCTCCAACCTCTTCAACCATGCAGTAACCACAACGGCGCCTGCAACCATAATGGCTCCGACCCACGGTGTATGGATGATGCCGATGGAATCTACTATCAATCCGCCAACAAAGGAGCCGATGGCAATCCCGATATTAAAGGCAGCGATATTCAAAGCAGATGCTACGTTGACAGCTGATGGGACATATTTTTCTGCTAAATTCACGACGAGCAATTGCAGGCCAGGTACGTTCATGAAAGCGAACAAGCCCATCATGAAAATGGTTGCCAGCCCAAGTGCTTTAAATGGTGCGGTAAAAGTAAGAATTAATAAGATGATGGCCTGGAAAATAAACATCCACATCAAAGCTTTCAATGGATTTTTATCGGATGCTTTCCCTCCCACGACGTTTCCGATTGCTACGGCAATTCCATAAACGAGCAATATGATGCTGACCCATTTGGAACTGAAGCCTGTTACGTCTTGCAGAAGTGGTGTTAAATACGTGAAGGAGACAAACGTACCTCCATATCCTAATGCTGTGATGCCAAAGGCAAGCAATAGTTTTCCGTTTCTTAGGATCTTCAGCTGCTCGCTGAATTTTGCCGGTGGGGCTTCTTTTAAATTTTTCGGCACAAGAATGGAGCTTGCAATAATTCCAACTAGTCCAAGTGCCGCAACTCCCCAGAATGTAGCTCTCCAGCCGAATACTTGTCCGATGAATGTCCCGAAAGGAACCCCTGTAACGGTTGCGACCGTCAACCCGGTGAACATAAAGGCGATGGCGCTCGCACGTTTATTGGCGGGGACTAAATCCGCTGCGATCGTTGACCCTATGGAAAAGAATATTCCGTGTGAAAACGCAGTGACGAACCGTGCAGCCAGCAGCAATCCGAAACTTGATGACATCGCTGCAATTGAATTGCCGGCAATGAATAAAATCATCAATGACATGAGCAATGTTTTTCTGCTCATTTTATTCGTCAAAGCTGTCAGGATTGGTGCTCCAAACGCGACTCCAAGTGCGTATC
This region of Falsibacillus pallidus genomic DNA includes:
- a CDS encoding DUF3139 domain-containing protein encodes the protein MKKLIILSIFVSFLSIASAPFIFIYILNHGNPIMNHVIGKEGKEYLKAGGYSNKDILKQAAYPNYQSINRNYFNTIYQVVFKDEPEMTYYYGKEKYFGDIVQFCEKDTKEGGIYTKTITTKTEHSEASCISMNENRISGFQIRP
- a CDS encoding MFS transporter, coding for MSSHTQAINQTKTKGGTPALLALAISAFGIGTTEFVPVGLLSSIADDLSISITLAGLLISGYALGVAFGAPILTALTNKMSRKTLLMSLMILFIAGNSIAAMSSSFGLLLAARFVTAFSHGIFFSIGSTIAADLVPANKRASAIAFMFTGLTVATVTGVPFGTFIGQVFGWRATFWGVAALGLVGIIASSILVPKNLKEAPPAKFSEQLKILRNGKLLLAFGITALGYGGTFVSFTYLTPLLQDVTGFSSKWVSIILLVYGIAVAIGNVVGGKASDKNPLKALMWMFIFQAIILLILTFTAPFKALGLATIFMMGLFAFMNVPGLQLLVVNLAEKYVPSAVNVASALNIAAFNIGIAIGSFVGGLIVDSIGIIHTPWVGAIMVAGAVVVTAWLKRLEENN
- a CDS encoding GNAT family N-acetyltransferase, translated to MKVWSLHSLKKNEVTNFFVEHWGSPEMVLSTGIYHCDQLDGFAMVDDDGGIAGLITYSIEGSECEIVSLDSLLENKGIGSSLVSAAEEAAKTTGCNKMKLITTNDNIHALRFYQRRGYRLAEIFPNAVEAARKRKPEIPLIAENGIPIRDEILLVKSI